The genomic interval GGAATTCCCTGGATGCCTAATTTTTGAGCAATTGCACGACTATGGTCGATGTTAATCGAGAAGGAATTGATTTTTCCCAAATTGCTCTTCCTCGGAAAGATGGTACAAAACTGGATCCATTATTTACAGGGCCCACACCAATCAGCTCTG from Lactiplantibacillus brownii carries:
- a CDS encoding thioredoxin domain-containing protein, producing MNEGISLIDFRADWCGPCK
- a CDS encoding thioredoxin family protein produces the protein MGKINSFSINIDHSRAIAQKLGIQGIPTLIIKKWQIGKQTGRGTTSAVI